The Aythya fuligula isolate bAytFul2 chromosome 5, bAytFul2.pri, whole genome shotgun sequence sequence GAGGAGGTGGTGCCGGCGAGGATGGGGAAATATTTGGAGGCCTGGTTGTGGGGGTGCTGCTTCAGGAAGTGCTCCAGCaagccctgctcctccagcctctgccGCAGGGACTTCATCTTCCTCAGCGGGATCCTGGGGTGCGGGAGGGGACGGGgctcagggcagggctgtgctgggggctgcgctGTGCCCTCGCTCTGCgccccttcctgcagcccctcctaGGGACCGTGGCCACCCGCACTGTGCCTTGGCCAGGGTGATGGCTGGGGGGCTGTCCCCCAACCCTGCCGTGCGCCACCCCAGCCGTGACCCCTCCACGATGCTTTTACAGCCCAGTTCCCCCCACATCATCCTCAGGGGGTCCTGGGGACCACCCCAGCAGCATGCCCACCACCCAACCACCCCCCCAGCGCTCACTTGGAGGGGAGGCATTGGGCCAGGGCCACCAAGccgaggagcaggagcagcttcaTCGTGGCTCTTCGCAGCGAGGCGCACCGGAGCCAGCGGAGAGGCGGCGAATGTGCCCGCTGCCCGGGCTGAGCTCCCTATATACAGCGCCGGGCTTGTTTGGCCGGCTGCCCCGATAAGAAAGGCAAACGGCAGGGTGGGCGTTATCGCAATGTCCGCAGAGGACACGGGGGGAATGTCAAGCTGAGGGCTCGCCATCTTCAGCGGGGAGCCGCACGGCCTGCCCGTGGGGATGCTTGGcgcaggctgggctggggaagaaACATTTCCTGGTGCCCTGTGGTGTTGCTGGGAGGCCCTGGGAGTTGTGGGGCCAGCGTGGGGCTGGCTGCggtccccaggctgctgcaaggTGCAGGGCAAGGACCCCCCGGTGTCCCAGCCCCAGTGGGTGCTGCACCGAGCCCTCCTGCACTGCCTGGGGAAGGGACAGGGGGTGGCCACGGCCAGGGGACAACACGGTGGCTGTGAGTTTGTGATGGGTGAAGGGGCTTGCACCAGGGGCTCCACCGAGCACCAATGCCAGGGGCTCAGGAGCAGCACTGGAATGTGTTTGCTTAAACATGCACCGACGTCCAGCAGGTAAATACGGGGTTTTCCTTGACAGCTTCACCAGCACAGGTGCCAGGTGCTTTTCCCTTCACACAGAGGTGTTTCTGTCCCCTTCCCTGagggctcccagccctgctcctggcatcGAGCAGGAGCTGAGACCTGAGGTTCTTCCAGCTCCTTGCCTTGCCCAGGGTGACAGCAGCTCCTGATGGCCCGGCGTTGAGCCCTTCCCTAAGTAGCGCTAACTGGGATCCTGGCTTTGGCTCGGGGACATGCAGGGCTCCTTCTCTGTCACCCCCTCGTCCCTGTGCAGGGCCATCGGGGTGATGCAAAACCCCAGTCCCGCACAGACCAGAGGAACCGTGCTGCTGGGGTCCTGGTTCGTCCCCATCCGTCTGTCTGCAAAACTGGGACCCACTGGGGGACAAAACTGGGACCCACTGGGGCAAGAATTTCTGGGGATGCTGCCAGCCAGGACAACACAAAGGTTGCCTGTGCTGGCGGCATCAGAGACACTCGGCTCTGGTTCGGGCACCACAGTGCCACATCGGAGCTGTGGCTGCGGGCACAGTCACCTTGTCCTGCGCATGGGgcactggaggaaaacaaagagggaGCCTGCACCAGCGAGCACCAGCCTCAGGCCAGCTCCGAGCAAGGTGAGGACGGAGGATGGTTGCTATCTGCAcgtgggagaggaaggaagaacagcCTGGGCTTGGCTGACCCCTGGAATGGAAAGTCTGGACCCAgcgggagctgcaggctccagcCCTGCGTGGAGCCCTGGCATCGCGCTCCCCGCTGGCCCTGTGCCGCCTGCCCCTGCCCGCATCCTGCCAGGATTTACGGAGAAAAACGGAAATGTTCCCAAGCCGGGCAGCTGCTCCCACTCTTCAGCTAGGCTGGAGATGAAAATAAGAAGCCTTGCGAGCCTTTTACCAGCTGAGCTGgcttttttttgcaaaatatttgtcacaCCGGGCACAACGCTGCTGGGGAGACCCTGGGAAGCAGAAGGGATCGCCACAGGCTGGCATGGCAGCCTTCTTGCTGGGGAAGGTGCACAAAGCAAATAGGCAAATGCTcttattgcatttaaaaactaaacTGGGAAAGCCTCGTGTTGAGGATGGTGTTGTAGTGAGATGACAGCATTCTGTATCCTGGTTGTCCTTGTGGCGATCTCCTTCCTAGCAACCCAAGCTCCAGAGCAGCAGCGAACAGAGCTGAAGCTGAAAGCCAGCCCCACAAGCAGGTTGTGTTGTGCCCTAAAAACGTATGTCCTGTGTGTATGTGCTGATATACAGGGCTCTGGGTGAAAGGGCCCCTTCTGGACACGCGCAATTATATCCCAAATTCCGCCTCCCCCTTCCCTGTGTCATGCAATAAAGACTCCAAGCAATTTCCAATCTTTTTATTCTCACCGCAGACCCGTTACTGCCCAGAACCGTTGCTAAAAGAACCAGACGAGCGAAGCCACCCAGGATCCGGATTGCATttttgcaacagaaagaaatcatttGTCAAATTCTGACAAACTCGCTCCTCCGTCAACAGACACCGGGGCCGGGAGCCGATGAATCTGCAGGCTGCGGAAGCCCCCAGCACGCCGGGCTCGGTGCAGGGGGTGCGGGGGTCCCTGGGGCACTCAGCACTGCTGCGCTGCCGGGGCTAAGCCCACCCGGCGGTGGGCTCTGTCAAAAACACTGTAGTACTGGCGGAGGAAAACCTGACCCAGGATCCAGAGCTCCGTGGGGACGGTGATGCTCTCAAAGCCGCTCTTGCAATAGCCGAGGTAGATCTGCAAATTTAGGGCAAACAGTGAGCCTGAATTCTCCCCGTTCAGCTAGCTGCAAAGCTCAGGAAGCAGCACAAGATCCTTTTAATGTGTTAAAATCCCCAACGTCCATATTTAGGGAGCATTAAGATGGACCAGGGCTTAGATGAGAAGCCTTGAAATACAGCTGGTGATCGCAGGGAAGTTTAATAGCAAGTGCTGACTTGATAGAAGTTAATAGCAAgttaaataactaaataataatGAGCTATTAataattagtaataataataataagttaaaaatgctgtgcatatatatatattggtggCATGGTGCAGCCCGCCCGTCACTTATGCCCTCGTGCCCTGGGGCGGGGGAAGAAGAGCTGCCCCCAGGCTGGCTGTGCGGCAGGCACTCACCTGCTGGATGTAAGTCTTGGCAGGCACGGGGAACTTGGTTCCCCTGATGACAAAGATGATATCAGGCAAGCTCTTCTCGGCTCTGCAGCTGACCTTGTACTGCGAGGGAAAACGCAGCATGAGGGGCTGAAAGCAGCACGCCACGGGCGATGCTTCCAGAGAGCACCAGGTGAAGAGAGGCAACCTGCGGGGACGGCCCGGGGGTGGCTGTAACTTCCAGGCAGCGAGCTGCCTTCAAGGAATCGTGGAATGGATGAGGCTGGAGGCACCTCTGGGTCCACCCAGAGCAaggtgcccaggaccacgtcccggtggcttttggagatctccaaggagCCTCCACAAGGAGGGCGCAGAATTGGCAGCCCCACCGGTGAAGGCAGGACCTACCCTGGTCCCAACCACATGGatcctctccccctgccctcacCTGGCCGCTGGGGTACTCGGAGACCCCAATGTGGCGCTGGATGGTGGCGACGTCTCGGGGGGGTCCGGCCAGCAGCATGGTGCCGCTGTCAACCACGGCTTGGCAGCCCCTCGGGCACGCAACAACCCGGCCGCGCATGATGATGCTGGAAAACAGCCCCAGAGAGCCTTCTGCCTACGTGTGGGCGAGGAATTCGCGTGGGTCCTGCCCCATCCCTTAGATTTTGTGAATTTTCTAAGCTGAACGTTTGGCTTTTGTGACAGATTTCTCCCTTCTAGGAAAGCTTTGGGttgtgcagagcagggcttaCCGGTCCACAGCAATCTGCCAGTACGTTTCGGCAGAGAGGGGGATCCAGCGGAGCCTGCCGGAGAAGCAGGAGGAATCCATGCCTCCGAGCATCACGAAACTGCCCGTCCTGCTCTTGCTGGAGGTGAGAGGGGACAGCAGAGGCATGCTGAGCAGCTGTCTACTTGCGGACCGAGGGGGCTCCGCTGGTCCCCACTTACGAGCTGAGGTAGATGGAGAAGAGGTCCTCGGCCACCAGGCCCTGGCTCATCATGTTGTCAAAGACGGGGACGGCCCCAGAAGAGGCGATGCTGGGGAAGGCCAGCCCCAGGATGCCGTCGAAGGCGTGGTGGGTCAGAAAGGAGCCGGGCTCCTTCTTGCTGAGGCTGATGGCCTGGTTGCTGATCTGGATGTTTCCAACCTTGgtagagaaaagaagggaagaagatgtGCTCcgttctggaaaaaaacacatgctttgCCCCCAGAGAGAGCGGGGAACCCTCTGGAGCACTCCCCACATGCTCCGTCCTCTCCTGGGAGCCCTGAGATAagccagcacccagctgtgAGGAATGCACAAGGCAACGCTCAGCTCTGTCCTGCCCTGCGGGGCTCTGccaggctggtggcagcagctgcccgcTCTGCCCGGCGGCAGAGGGCACCAAACCCCAGGCAGCATCCCCACGTCCTCCCCGGGAGCCGgacggggctggaggggagccGGGAGGCTTTTAGTCCTGGTCTGCTCGTTATTGatgcagcagtggctgggaTGTGATTATTGTTCGATTAAATCCCCAAAGAGTGCTGCTTGCTCCAGAAAAAGGGCAGATTTCTATGTTCTGGTGTCCAGGCAAGGCTTGATTTGCCTCCCTGCATGCAGGAACCTTACCTGGGCTTGTAGTGAGCTCAGACTACACAGGAGGGCTAAAGGACTTGTACAGAGAAGCACCCAGCAACTCCAAAAGGCACCCTTGCTAGAAAGGCTCCAGTTTACCCGCCAACACCTTGCACTGGCACCAGAGGGaaggctttttcattttcctgctgccaGTCACTTGTGGATGACTGGGACTCAATTCACCCTGCTTGGAAGCATCTCgcaggctgctcagcacctgctTGGCTCCAAGCAGCCACAGTACGCAGTGTTTGCTGTCCAGCTGATGGCAACAGCGAGAAGGTCTGAGAGCCCTGAGAGCACAGGACAGGGCTGGAGAACCACCAAGCGAAGAAGCTTTGGAAATGCAGGACACGGCCCCTTGCAGGAACCAAGCTTTGGCTCTGCCCTGTTTCTATCCCGCCTTGCAGCGCCCCTTTGGGCACCGCAGGAGCTGGACTCACGCGTACGGTGTCGTAGGCCAAGACCCCGCTCATGCTGCCGGTGCCGTACTGGATGGAGACAGGCTGGCCGGTGGCCTGGTGCGTGGCAGACAGCCTGGGGTTGAAGCGTTCGTGGCCGACTGCAGGGGCAGAAGGGGTGGCTGGTCACAGCGCTGACCCTCCCCGCAGAGAAGGGCCAAGGCAGAACCCACGGGAGGATTCCTTGAGCTCCCGAGGCCATCAACATGGGCAGGCCCCGGTACCTACCTCCAAGGGCCGCTTTGGCCCCAAGATGGGCCAAATCCTTGTCCTCTGGGCAATATCTGCTCTTGCCGGAGGAAAGGAGATCTGTTTCCTTCTAGCCTGCTGGCACCTGGTGCTGTACAGAGCTAGCACACTGCTAAATGACCATTTGAGCAGCACCTGGGCCAAACCATGCCTCGGGCTGTCTCTACACAGCTCCAGGTAGCAAATGGACAACACGCTTCACTGGCATCCACCCCATCTCACCTCGCACATCACTCTCCGGGCAGGCCTGGGGCTGCCTCGAGGCACCCGCTGGCTCTGAATTGCAGCATCTCCCGCAGCCTGCAGCCCCGCTCTCCTCGGGGAGAGCCTCAGCCTTCTCCCCGCTCACTCTCTGCCTGGCGCAGCAGCACCATGACTGCCCGCACCAACAGGAGGAGTGTCGGCGCCCCACGCTTGCTCGGAGCAATGGGCACGGCGCGGGCAATGCCAGCCAGCCCTCGCCCGGAGCAAGTCCCACCGCTCACCgcaggctgggctggagcagtCCACCGAGGGCACCCACAGGTCGGAGGAGCCGGTGTCGAAGAGCACGAGGAACTGCTGGGGCGGCGTGCCGATGGAGATGGCGCCCACGTACTCGGCCTGCCACGGGGGAGAGGGAGGGTTTTGAGGGGAGCAGAGCTATTGACAGCAGAATTTCCTCTTTTACAGGGCTAGAACTTCTCAACACCCACCCCGAAATGAGCAGACTTATGGACATCAACAGCACCCTCCGGCCACACTCACATCCATGATGTTCTCCAGGGGCTCTGTGGTGACACCACTCGTAAGGCCGGAGAAGAATTTGGATCCCACGCGGGAAGGCAGCGTGTTCGGGGAGGCCTCCAGTaagccctgctcctccagcctgtgCCTCAGGGACTTCATCCTCCTCAGCGGGATCCTGGCCAGCGAGGGGTGGCAGAGATGGGCAGGGGGTGAGAGGCTGGCCTCACATTTGGATAAGCCGGTGCATGCAGCGTGGCGACAGTGCCACAAAATCATGTACTGTCAGCATCAGTCAGATGTTATGGGGACCCGAAAGCTTGTGGATTTGGGTGTACGTGTCATTTTGGAAATTAAAGTTCAAAATGGTTGAAATAGAACTCACACATTGCAAGTAACAGCAAGCAATGAGCTCCGTCAGGGTACGCTTCGGTGGTCTAGTTCAGACGCTTGCCATAGAATCACACTTCCATAGCTGTGCCCGTGGGAGGAGGCTTGGGTCCAAGCACAGGTCTCCCCCAGCACCTCAGCCACCAGACCCCTTCCTGGGCATCCCCGTGGCCATGGGGAGCCAGCTGAGCATCTCCCCCcgctcctcctgctgccgcGAGGGAGAGCCACGAACCCCGCTGCACTCACCGGACGGCGCCGCGggcgagcagcagcacagcGAGGAGCAGGACCAGCCTCATGGCCAGCTTGGGGAGATGAAGAAACACTGCCGGAGGGGGTgaggccccggggctgctgcctgtTTGCTCACACGTCAAGTTTTTTTTGTGCGTGGGTGGCAAGCTCGATAAGAAATGCAGGTTTTTTCCACCAAGAGTCCTCAAGgaagttttggggaaaaatgcgTTCTTCCCCAGCTTTGCGAGGTCTAGCCACTTAGCGGCCAGATCTTTTCCTGATGGACAGCAGACTGTGAAGGGGCAGAACAGGCTTGGAACAGAGTGTTTCTGGTCATTTTAATTAAGAGCAGAAGGAGGAAATGGATCACGGGGACCTCACATCACAGTTATGGGTCACTGTTTTTCTGGTGTGGTAGTAGAAATGCCCTGTGTGGACATCCCCATGCGATATACACCAGATAAACCCAAAGAATCTGAAGCACACAGTTACTCAGGTAGACGCGAGGCTAGGAGGCATCTCACTGGGTTTGAGAACAacccctgcagctctccccaccTTTGTCCCAGGTTTCAATCCAGACATCACGGGGAAAACAAGCTTCCCTGTAgaaactggaaaggaaaggCTGCTCAGCATGGCAGTGCTGGAGTGCTCTGTGAGTGGCAAAGAGCCCTGGGTTAAATCCCTGTGTGCATGCACAAATCCCCGTGCAGCTCTGCCAGGAAGGCAATGGCCACGAGGCTGGAGGCAGTCACAGCAGATCAGGCCCGACAGCCAGGTGCCCAAAAAAGTCTCAGTGGGAATTGCCCAAGACTGGGCACCGACACTTACACTGCCTTTAACTATCATGTGGCTCATCCCACGGGACAAACAGGACTGTAAGTGGCTATTCAGGCTCTGTGTGGCAAGGGACTTTGCTGATAAAGCTCAAACTTTATCATTTGATAAAGCCCTATCAAATGGATCTGGTGCTGGGCAGAACTATCCTTGCTCTGTTTAGGAAAATACATCAATTCCTAGAACTCTTATCGGTGCCAGCTGGAAACGctcagcttgaaaaaaaaaaacaccttactgATATATACTTTATCTTGGTAACAGAGATTAAGGAAGCAAACTTGTTTTCCTGTCCCTGTTCCCAATCTTTCCTGACCCTTCTGTAAGGGCAGACTGTGAGGAGGAATGGCTGGTTTGATGCTCCTGTGACTTGAAGTAACAACTTTTGATTAACTTCCCCACTATTAAGGCAGGCCCGAGAGACGTCAGCTCCACTGCTGGGTGTACTTGTGAGGGGCAGGATGTGCAGGTGGTGAGGGCAGGTCTTGCTATCTGCTGTGATCACCGGCCGGGGGCAACCAACACAGCCTCTGTGGCTGAACCGTGTGGTTTGTGAAGCCTTCTGGTTACACAAGAGCAAGCACAGGAAGAGAATTGGTTGGGTTGTGGCTTGACAGATGGACAGCCAGAAGTGCATGTGTGACATGGTATCCAGAGCAAAGAGAAGTGCTTTCTTCTCATAAACTCACAATTAAAAGATAGATGGGATTCTGAGAAAGGCTCTTCTGCGGTTGGAACCCTTCCCTGTTCAGGAAGATAACACTGTCTTGAAAATAAACAGGgtcacgttaaaaaaaaaaaaaaaaaaaaaaaaaaaaaaaaaaaaaaaaagaaacacagcactatcttttttttttccttctacaggAAAAACGCCCCAGATTTCCTATGACTCTTAAGCTCAAAGGAACAGTCAACCAAAGCCGCAAATGAACATGGCCAGACAATAAACCAAAGGCAACATCTGACAAAGGATCGGGGCTGCTGAGTTGAACTCCTGTACACCTGACATTTTTTCAACCTTGCACAGACTGTGAGTTACTTTCCTCCCTAGTCTTGCATTGCCACCCTCCACCTCAGAGCCCACAGAGCCACAGGCAAGTCGAATGCACTCATTAAGTCCTCCCTTGACAGCAGCACCCCTGGCATGTTTCCGTTTTACTCCAAAACACTCATGATGTATCACAACAACCAGCTGAAACCATCTCTTACACAAACTAAGGAGGCGAACAAGCAAGCAATGGGCACATCCTCCACATGAAGCAAAAAACACCCATTTTCCAAACTTTTAATTGCTGGGAGAACACTTTGCCATTGGCACTGCTTTCCCATTCTGTTTCTTACGTCATTGCAAAGAACAAATTGGAATGCAAGCTTGTTTATCCTCTACTCAGTCCTTATAGCTTGATATAAATGGTGAACTGGATGTGCTCCAGCCATTCCACAATGCTGGAGACTGCTCCTCAAACAAGCCTTGGAAATACCAATCTCCCTTTGAAATGTCAAGTCCTTTTCCTGCAGTAACATTAGGTCTTGACCCGGTTATCAGCCCTGCTATGAACAAATTGGACCACAGAGCACTGATCCGGATCCATATGACTCATGTTTATTATTCAGCAGCCAACGGGCCTCACGTGGTGCACGAGGACCAGAGGTGCCTTTCCTGAGACGCTTCTGCTCTACCTGCATGACCTTGCCTGGCCACCTGTAGTCCCCTTCGCTTTCCTCACCACCCTGAGCCCCTCTCATCCAACAGCACAGAGCTTTTCCTTGTCCTAAAATAATCTGTAGACTGGTTTGCTCCCGCAGAAGTGTGGAAAACTGAAGGATGGCTTCCCAAGCAGCATGGCCTGATCAGGGCTGCCTTTGCCTCGCTGCTCAGGAACTTCCCTGTGTTTTATCTTGAGAGGGATTTACTTTTATGTCTTGGTTCCAGCTAAGCCACCTGAAAATGTTGTTATATGAGTTTTTGCCACATGGCAGAGGCATCTCAGCCCACTGTAATTACACCTCCCCTGCCTTCTTGTCTCTTGCACTTCCACCAATTTCTATCCATCTCCAGCTCTGCAGTACCTTTActcccagctgcctccccaCACTCACTTTACCCCATCCCTTCACCCCTGAAGAAGCTACAGACTGTAACactaaacttggaggagttgtggactctgatgagggtggaaaggccttgcagagagacctggacagatgGGAGAGCTGAgtgatcaccaaccgcatgaagtttaacaagaacaagtgtcaggtcctgcacctgggatggggcaaccctggcagtacgtacagactgggcgatgagacgctggagagaagccctgcagagagggatctgggggttgtgtttgacagcaagctgaatatgagccagcagtgtgccctggcagccaggagggccaataccctggggtgcatcaagcacggcatcacCAGTCGGTcggtgaggcctcacctcgagcactgcgagcagtgctgggcaccacagtacaagaaggacattaaactgtgggagagtgtccagaggagggtgatgaaTATGGTGAAGGGACgagaggggaagacgtatgaggagcatctgagggcactgggcctgttcagcctggaggagaggaggctgaggggggacctcgtcatggtctacaacttcctcatgagggggagtggaggggcaggcgctgacctattctccttaatcaccagtgataggacccgcgggaatggtgtcaagctgaggcaggggaggtttaggctggacatcaggaagaggttcttcaccgagaggggGGTCAAtgactggaacaggctccccagggatgcagtCACTGCACCCAGCCTGCCTGAATTTAGGAAGTGTTTGGGCTGTGCGCAGAGTCACAggt is a genomic window containing:
- the LOC116489514 gene encoding pepsin A-like, with amino-acid sequence MILWHCRHAACTGLSKCEASLSPPAHLCHPSLARIPLRRMKSLRHRLEEQGLLEASPNTLPSRVGSKFFSGLTSGVTTEPLENIMDAEYVGAISIGTPPQQFLVLFDTGSSDLWVPSVDCSSPACVGHERFNPRLSATHQATGQPVSIQYGTGSMSGVLAYDTVRVGNIQISNQAISLSKKEPGSFLTHHAFDGILGLAFPSIASSGAVPVFDNMMSQGLVAEDLFSIYLSSKSRTGSFVMLGGMDSSCFSGRLRWIPLSAETYWQIAVDRIIMRGRVVACPRGCQAVVDSGTMLLAGPPRDVATIQRHIGVSEYPSGQYKVSCRAEKSLPDIIFVIRGTKFPVPAKTYIQQIYLGYCKSGFESITVPTELWILGQVFLRQYYSVFDRAHRRVGLAPAAQQC